In Nostoc sp. CENA543, a single genomic region encodes these proteins:
- a CDS encoding squalene/phytoene synthase family protein: MDLRRDALQILKETSRTFYIPISILPPGLQEAVASAYLCMRAIDEIEDHPTLDNPTKAKLLRAISLTLQSGVDGFPVDAFAAGFSGYEDILEEVTIRIREWSILAPETIAPRIWDATAAMSDRMAYWAEVNWKVHTEADLDRYTFGVAGAVGLMLSDLWTWYDGTQTNRTQAIGFGRGLQAVNILRNHVEDLGRGVSFFPDGWNVAKMQEYALRNLALADAYTSSLPAGPALQFCQIPLALAHGTIEALANGKEKLSRSDVEALLQQLNSVNLKAG; the protein is encoded by the coding sequence ATGGATTTACGTAGAGATGCTTTGCAAATCCTCAAAGAAACTAGTCGAACGTTTTATATTCCGATTAGTATTTTACCTCCAGGGTTGCAAGAGGCAGTCGCATCAGCGTACCTGTGTATGCGTGCTATTGATGAAATTGAAGACCATCCCACTTTAGACAATCCCACAAAAGCAAAATTGTTGCGTGCAATTAGCTTGACTCTACAATCAGGAGTTGACGGCTTTCCTGTGGATGCTTTTGCGGCGGGCTTTAGTGGCTACGAAGATATTTTAGAAGAAGTCACCATCAGAATTCGGGAATGGTCAATTCTAGCACCAGAAACTATTGCACCCCGTATCTGGGATGCGACGGCGGCGATGTCAGACCGGATGGCTTACTGGGCAGAAGTTAACTGGAAAGTACATACCGAAGCAGATTTAGACCGTTATACCTTTGGGGTGGCGGGTGCAGTCGGCTTGATGCTTTCAGATTTGTGGACTTGGTATGATGGCACACAAACCAACCGCACACAAGCTATTGGTTTTGGTCGCGGCTTGCAAGCAGTAAACATTTTACGTAATCATGTGGAAGATTTAGGGCGTGGAGTCAGCTTTTTCCCCGATGGTTGGAATGTAGCCAAGATGCAAGAGTATGCACTGCGAAATTTAGCTTTAGCAGATGCTTATACCAGTAGTTTACCGGCTGGCCCGGCTCTGCAATTTTGCCAAATCCCCTTAGCTTTAGCGCACGGCACAATTGAAGCTTTAGCCAACGGTAAAGAAAAACTCAGCCGGAGTGATGTAGAAGCGTTACTTCAGCAACTCAACAGTGTCAACTTAAAAGCAGGCTAA